One genomic region from Cellulomonas hominis encodes:
- the rny gene encoding ribonuclease Y has translation MQDVAIIVGLLAACLVALILVLLARREAAAVRRQAGEDVQSIRDEARQALADAQRREARAAERDVNAAAAERSAAEREREARAAQDAAAELRRQAAEQAAEAATAAAERVAAAERTAAATVADAERTAGERLAEAQREAVERLEAASGLTAEEARAELLRRLTAEAQAAATASVRRIEAQARRTAEARARRVLATAAQRTAVATSSHSSLTLLPLPSDEMKGRIIGKEGRNIRLFEALTGVNVLVDETPDAVVLSCFDAERREVARVALDALMADGRINPQRIEAAYAEAVAGADDRADEAGHAAAERAGVRGLDPALVRVLGRLRVRTSFGQDVLDHVVESALLAAQVAAELGADVEVARRGALLHDLGKALTGEVPGTHAAVGAALAARHGESPAVVNAIAAHHDEVPAETVEAVLVQVADAMSAARPGARREDVEQHVERLEKLEELVAGHAGVRRALAMAAGREMRVVVEPSQVADTEVNRLAVEIARHIEQDLSYPGEITVTVVREVRASATAG, from the coding sequence ATGCAGGACGTGGCGATCATCGTCGGCCTGCTCGCGGCGTGCCTCGTCGCCCTGATCCTCGTGCTGCTCGCCCGGCGCGAGGCGGCGGCCGTGCGTCGGCAGGCCGGCGAGGACGTGCAGTCGATCCGCGACGAGGCCCGCCAGGCGCTGGCCGACGCCCAGCGGCGGGAGGCGCGCGCCGCGGAGCGTGACGTGAACGCCGCCGCCGCGGAGCGGTCCGCGGCCGAGCGGGAGCGGGAGGCGCGCGCGGCGCAGGACGCGGCGGCGGAGCTCCGCCGGCAGGCCGCCGAGCAGGCCGCGGAGGCGGCGACCGCGGCGGCGGAGCGGGTCGCGGCGGCCGAGCGGACGGCGGCGGCGACCGTGGCGGACGCCGAGCGCACCGCGGGGGAGCGGCTCGCCGAGGCGCAGCGCGAGGCGGTCGAGCGGCTGGAGGCGGCGTCGGGCCTGACCGCGGAGGAGGCGCGCGCGGAGCTGCTGCGCCGGCTGACCGCGGAGGCGCAGGCGGCGGCGACGGCCTCGGTGCGCCGCATCGAGGCGCAGGCCCGGCGGACGGCGGAGGCACGCGCCCGGCGGGTGCTGGCGACCGCGGCGCAGCGGACGGCCGTCGCGACGAGCAGCCACAGCAGCCTGACCCTGCTGCCGCTGCCGTCGGACGAGATGAAGGGCCGGATCATCGGCAAGGAGGGCCGGAACATCCGGCTGTTCGAGGCGCTGACCGGCGTGAACGTGCTGGTGGACGAGACGCCCGACGCCGTGGTGCTGTCCTGCTTCGACGCGGAGCGCCGCGAGGTCGCCCGGGTGGCGCTGGACGCGCTGATGGCGGACGGCCGGATCAACCCGCAGCGGATCGAGGCGGCGTACGCGGAGGCGGTGGCGGGGGCGGACGACCGCGCCGACGAGGCGGGGCACGCGGCTGCCGAGCGCGCGGGCGTCCGCGGCCTGGACCCCGCGCTCGTGCGGGTGCTCGGGCGGCTGCGGGTGCGGACGTCGTTCGGGCAGGACGTGCTGGACCACGTGGTCGAGTCGGCGCTGCTGGCCGCGCAGGTCGCGGCGGAGCTCGGCGCGGACGTCGAGGTCGCCCGGCGCGGTGCTCTGCTGCACGACCTGGGCAAGGCCCTGACCGGCGAGGTCCCCGGCACGCACGCCGCGGTCGGGGCGGCGCTGGCGGCGCGGCACGGGGAGTCGCCGGCGGTGGTGAACGCGATCGCCGCGCACCACGACGAGGTCCCGGCGGAGACGGTCGAGGCGGTGCTGGTGCAGGTCGCGGACGCGATGTCCGCCGCCCGGCCGGGCGCCCGCCGCGAGGACGTCGAGCAGCACGTCGAGCGGCTGGAGAAGCTCGAGGAGCTGGTCGCCGGGCACGCCGGGGTGCGACGCGCGCTGGCGATGGCGGCGGGGCGCGAGATGCGCGTGGTCGTCGAGCCGTCGCAGGTGGCGGACACCGAGGTCAACCGGCTGGCCGTCGAGATCGCGCGGCACATCGAGCAGGACCTGTCCTACCCGGGCGAGATCACCGTCACGGTGGTCCGCGAGGTCCGGGCGAGCGCCACCGCGGGCTGA
- a CDS encoding amino acid ABC transporter permease, which produces MTSVLYDEPGPVARRRERIGSVFGGLLIVVLLALAFRYADQRGLFGADRWDVLYDPPKNQTAEAVWTSMVVKGLGATLRAAVVAAPLALLLGLLLAVWRTTRVRWLRAPATVVIELFRGLPVLLMMLFALLGFGWDAFAAVVFGLVVYNMAIIAEILRAGLASLPRGQAEAAYAIGLSRTQTLLLVLLPQAVRTMLPSLIAQLVVLLKDSSLGFIVGYPELLKAMQNNAQYFGNKYYVALFLMGAGIYLVVNISLTRLAVWLQGRSTRTSGRAARDATVVPGAPGGAGGFAAGPGGGGPV; this is translated from the coding sequence ATGACCTCCGTCCTCTACGACGAGCCCGGACCGGTCGCCCGCCGCCGGGAGCGGATCGGGTCGGTGTTCGGCGGCCTGCTGATCGTCGTCCTGCTGGCCCTGGCCTTCCGGTACGCCGACCAGCGCGGCCTGTTCGGCGCCGACCGCTGGGACGTGCTGTACGACCCGCCGAAGAACCAGACCGCCGAGGCCGTCTGGACCTCGATGGTCGTCAAGGGCCTCGGGGCCACGCTGCGGGCCGCGGTCGTCGCCGCCCCGCTCGCGCTGCTGCTCGGCCTGCTGCTCGCGGTCTGGCGCACCACGCGGGTCCGGTGGCTGCGCGCGCCGGCGACCGTCGTCATCGAGCTGTTCCGCGGCCTGCCCGTGCTGCTCATGATGCTGTTCGCGCTGCTCGGGTTCGGGTGGGACGCGTTCGCGGCGGTCGTGTTCGGGCTCGTCGTCTACAACATGGCGATCATCGCGGAGATCCTGCGGGCCGGTCTGGCGTCGCTGCCGCGCGGGCAGGCGGAGGCCGCGTACGCCATCGGCCTGTCGCGGACCCAGACGCTGCTGCTCGTGCTGCTCCCCCAGGCCGTCCGCACCATGCTGCCGAGCCTGATCGCGCAGCTCGTCGTCCTGCTCAAGGACTCGTCGCTCGGGTTCATCGTCGGCTACCCCGAGCTGCTCAAGGCCATGCAGAACAACGCGCAGTACTTCGGCAACAAGTACTACGTGGCGCTGTTCCTCATGGGCGCGGGGATCTACCTGGTCGTCAACATCTCGCTGACCCGGCTCGCCGTGTGGTTGCAGGGGCGCAGCACCCGGACGTCCGGGCGGGCCGCTCGGGACGCGACGGTGGTGCCCGGGGCGCCGGGCGGGGCCGGCGGGTTCGCCGCCGGCCCCGGGGGCGGCGGGCCCGTCTGA
- a CDS encoding amino acid ABC transporter permease, translating to MDLIADNLPAYLSGFRVTLQLTAISGAIALAAGTVLAAMRVSPVATLRGIAVVWVEVLRNTPLTLVFFFLVFVAPQFGVLPPLGFWTAVLALSAYTSGFVCEAVRSGINGVPVGQAEAARAIGLTFGQTLGLVVLPQAVRSVVPPLINVLIALTKNTSVAAGFAVVELLASGRRIALANPSESIMALVSVALFYLVITIPAGYLAGILERKVAFAR from the coding sequence GTGGACCTGATCGCCGACAACCTGCCGGCCTACCTGAGCGGCTTCCGCGTCACCCTGCAGCTCACCGCCATCTCCGGGGCGATCGCCCTGGCGGCGGGGACGGTGCTCGCCGCGATGCGGGTCTCGCCCGTGGCGACGCTGCGCGGAATCGCCGTCGTGTGGGTCGAGGTCCTGCGGAACACGCCGCTCACGCTGGTGTTCTTCTTCCTCGTGTTCGTGGCGCCGCAGTTCGGCGTCCTGCCGCCGCTCGGGTTCTGGACCGCGGTGCTCGCGCTGTCGGCGTACACGTCGGGGTTCGTGTGCGAGGCGGTCCGGTCCGGCATCAACGGCGTCCCCGTCGGCCAGGCCGAGGCGGCCCGCGCCATCGGGCTCACGTTCGGGCAGACGCTCGGGCTCGTCGTCCTGCCGCAGGCCGTGCGTTCCGTGGTGCCGCCCCTGATCAACGTGCTGATCGCGCTGACGAAGAACACGTCGGTCGCCGCCGGCTTCGCGGTCGTGGAGCTGCTCGCGTCCGGCCGGCGCATCGCCCTCGCCAACCCCAGCGAGAGCATCATGGCGCTCGTCAGCGTCGCGCTGTTCTACCTGGTCATCACGATCCCGGCGGGGTACCTCGCCGGGATCCTCGAGCGGAAGGTGGCGTTCGCGCGATGA